The following are encoded in a window of Haloplanus vescus genomic DNA:
- the metX gene encoding homoserine O-acetyltransferase MetX — protein sequence MTSVESGTRSLGAFTFECGESIDDLEIAYETYGDFEAHADGGSNAVLICHALTGSQNVASEGVAGTSGQARAWWNDIVGPGKAIDTTEYYVVCANVPGSCYGSSGPASENPETGDPWGTDFPPVTVSDWTRAQRRLLDELGVGRLHAVVGGSAGGMNVLDWAVQYPDDVARIVPVAAAARLDAQCLALDAIARRAITSDDDWQGGDYYGSEPPTDGLALARQIGHVMYLSKTSMQERFGRRAAGRDAVRSFPADRAAGYFPYREVESYLDYQAEKFVDRFDPNSYLYLTRAMDDYDLSEGYESDADALAAYEGEALVMSFTGDWHFTVAQSESVAEACRSADVPVAHHVVESDHGHDAFLVEPEKVGPPLRDFLAAGLEGRAIHDTAEADEETDSDDFAPVHNSLFGG from the coding sequence ATGACCTCCGTCGAGAGCGGCACGCGGAGTCTGGGCGCGTTCACCTTCGAGTGTGGCGAGTCCATCGACGACCTAGAGATTGCCTACGAGACGTACGGCGACTTCGAGGCCCACGCCGACGGCGGGAGCAACGCGGTCCTCATCTGTCACGCACTCACTGGAAGCCAGAACGTCGCGAGCGAGGGCGTCGCGGGCACGTCCGGACAGGCCCGAGCGTGGTGGAACGACATCGTCGGCCCGGGGAAGGCCATCGACACCACCGAGTACTACGTCGTCTGCGCCAACGTCCCCGGCTCCTGTTACGGGTCGTCGGGGCCGGCGTCGGAGAACCCGGAGACGGGCGACCCGTGGGGCACCGACTTCCCGCCCGTGACGGTGAGCGACTGGACGCGGGCCCAGCGACGCCTCCTCGACGAACTCGGCGTCGGGCGCCTGCACGCCGTCGTCGGCGGGAGCGCCGGCGGCATGAACGTCCTCGACTGGGCGGTCCAGTACCCCGACGACGTGGCGCGAATCGTCCCCGTCGCGGCGGCGGCGCGTCTCGACGCCCAGTGTCTCGCGCTGGACGCCATCGCCCGCCGCGCCATCACGAGCGACGACGACTGGCAGGGCGGCGACTACTACGGGTCCGAGCCACCGACCGACGGCCTCGCACTCGCCCGCCAGATTGGCCACGTGATGTACCTCTCGAAGACGTCGATGCAGGAGCGGTTCGGGCGGCGCGCGGCGGGCCGCGACGCCGTGCGTTCCTTCCCCGCCGACCGCGCCGCGGGCTACTTCCCGTACCGGGAGGTGGAGTCCTATCTCGACTACCAGGCGGAGAAGTTCGTCGACCGCTTCGACCCCAACTCGTACCTGTATCTCACGCGGGCGATGGACGACTACGACCTCAGCGAGGGGTACGAGAGCGACGCCGACGCTCTTGCGGCCTACGAGGGCGAAGCGCTCGTCATGTCCTTTACCGGCGACTGGCATTTCACGGTCGCGCAGTCGGAGTCGGTCGCCGAAGCGTGCCGGAGCGCGGACGTGCCGGTCGCCCACCACGTCGTCGAATCCGACCACGGCCACGACGCTTTCCTCGTCGAACCGGAGAAGGTGGGGCCGCCGCTCCGCGATTTCCTCGCGGCCGGACTGGAGGGTCGCGCCATCCACGACACCGCCGAAGCGGACGAAGAGACGGACAGCGACGACTTCGCGCCGGTCCACAACTCGCTGTTCGGCGGGTGA
- a CDS encoding O-acetylhomoserine aminocarboxypropyltransferase/cysteine synthase family protein, whose protein sequence is MTDGFHTRSLHAGQEPDPATGARAPPIYQTTSYVFDDAEDAAERFRLDVEDNIYSRFSNPTVRTLERRLASLSGGTDAVATASGMAALDAGTSMLAAAGDNVVASADMYGGTSTYFSKMASRRGIEFRTVDTLDYDAYAEAIDEDTAFVHVESIANPSLMTPDFERIAGIAHDHAVPLVVDNTFATPYLCRPIEHGADAVWESTTKWIHGSGTTLGGVFVDGGTFPWDHPDADYPELAGENPAYGFDFSERFGDRALAAAVRYRSLRSLGSAQSPFDAWATLQGLETLPLRMDRHCENAERVAAFLNDHDAIGWVNYPGLDSHETHDTAEKYLNGYGGMVTFGLADGYEAAKELCETVELASFLANIGDAKTLVIHPASTTHSQLSEEEQRAAGVTPDMIRLSVGLEDADDIIADLERGL, encoded by the coding sequence ATGACTGATGGCTTTCACACCCGGAGCCTCCACGCTGGGCAGGAGCCAGACCCGGCGACGGGTGCGCGAGCGCCGCCAATCTACCAAACGACATCGTACGTCTTCGACGACGCCGAAGACGCGGCCGAACGCTTCCGCCTCGACGTCGAGGACAACATCTACTCGCGGTTCTCGAACCCGACGGTCCGGACCCTCGAACGCCGACTCGCGTCGCTGTCGGGCGGTACCGACGCCGTCGCCACGGCGTCAGGGATGGCCGCCCTCGACGCGGGGACAAGCATGCTCGCCGCCGCCGGCGACAACGTCGTCGCCTCCGCGGACATGTACGGCGGGACGAGCACCTACTTCTCGAAGATGGCGTCGCGCCGGGGCATCGAGTTCCGGACCGTCGATACGCTGGACTACGACGCCTACGCCGAGGCCATCGACGAGGACACCGCATTCGTCCACGTCGAGTCCATCGCCAACCCGTCGCTGATGACGCCGGATTTCGAGCGCATCGCCGGCATCGCCCACGACCACGCCGTCCCCCTCGTCGTCGACAACACCTTCGCCACCCCCTACCTGTGTCGCCCCATCGAACACGGGGCCGACGCCGTCTGGGAGTCGACGACGAAGTGGATTCACGGGTCGGGGACGACGCTCGGCGGCGTCTTCGTCGACGGCGGCACCTTCCCGTGGGACCACCCCGACGCGGACTACCCCGAACTCGCGGGCGAGAACCCGGCGTACGGCTTCGACTTCAGCGAGCGCTTCGGTGACCGAGCGCTCGCCGCCGCCGTCCGCTACCGGTCCCTGCGCAGTCTCGGCAGCGCCCAGTCGCCGTTCGACGCGTGGGCGACCCTACAGGGACTCGAAACCCTGCCGCTTCGGATGGACCGCCACTGCGAGAACGCGGAGCGAGTCGCGGCGTTCCTCAACGACCACGACGCGATTGGCTGGGTGAACTACCCCGGCCTCGACTCCCACGAGACCCACGACACGGCCGAGAAGTACCTCAACGGCTACGGTGGCATGGTCACCTTCGGCCTCGCCGACGGCTACGAAGCCGCGAAGGAGCTGTGTGAGACGGTGGAACTGGCGAGCTTCCTCGCCAACATCGGCGACGCGAAGACGCTCGTCATCCACCCCGCCTCCACCACGCACTCGCAGTTGAGCGAGGAGGAACAGCGCGCGGCCGGCGTCACGCCCGACATGATTCGACTCTCGGTCGGACTGGAGGACGCCGACGACATCATCGCCGACCTGGAACGAGGGCTATGA
- a CDS encoding pyridoxal-phosphate-dependent aminotransferase family protein, with translation MTHEREYSGDYPDKTLYIPGPTEVREDVIESMAQPMFGHRMDRMTDLYTTIVEDTKDFLGTDNEVMILTASGTEFWEASTLNLVDENILVPTCGSFSERHANVAERLGKSVDRLEYEWGQAVKPEDVREALETSDTDYDVVACVMNESSTGVRNPIEEVGDVVAEYPDTYFVVDAVSALGGDHVDIDAHGIDVIFASTQKAFAMPPGLAVCVVSDDAYERELEKDSASWYGGFQRALDYYDRKGQTHSTPAIPIMLAYRQQMKHMLDEGHAARARRHREMAEYTREWAREHFDLYPEAGYESQTVSCIENTQDIDVAATIEEVSERYDMVFSNGYGDIGEETFRIGHMGEHTVESIRTLTDAIEDVADL, from the coding sequence ATGACGCACGAGCGCGAATACTCGGGCGACTACCCCGACAAGACCCTGTACATCCCCGGACCGACCGAGGTGCGCGAGGACGTCATCGAGTCGATGGCTCAGCCGATGTTCGGTCACCGGATGGACCGCATGACCGACCTCTACACGACCATCGTCGAGGACACGAAGGACTTCCTCGGCACCGACAACGAGGTCATGATTCTCACCGCGTCCGGCACGGAGTTCTGGGAGGCGTCGACGCTCAATCTCGTCGACGAGAACATCCTCGTGCCGACCTGTGGCAGTTTTAGCGAACGCCACGCCAACGTCGCCGAGCGACTCGGCAAGTCCGTCGACCGCCTCGAATACGAGTGGGGGCAGGCGGTCAAACCCGAAGACGTTCGCGAGGCTCTGGAGACCAGCGACACCGACTACGACGTGGTTGCCTGCGTCATGAACGAGAGTTCGACCGGCGTCCGCAACCCCATCGAGGAAGTCGGCGACGTGGTCGCCGAGTATCCGGACACCTACTTCGTCGTCGACGCTGTCTCCGCACTCGGCGGCGACCATGTCGATATCGACGCCCACGGCATCGACGTCATCTTCGCATCGACCCAGAAGGCCTTCGCCATGCCCCCCGGACTCGCTGTCTGCGTCGTCAGCGACGACGCCTACGAGCGCGAACTCGAGAAGGACTCCGCCTCGTGGTACGGCGGCTTCCAGCGCGCCCTCGACTACTACGACCGGAAGGGCCAGACCCACTCCACGCCCGCTATCCCCATCATGCTCGCCTACCGCCAGCAGATGAAGCACATGCTCGACGAGGGGCACGCGGCCCGCGCCCGTCGCCACCGCGAGATGGCCGAGTACACCCGCGAGTGGGCACGCGAGCACTTCGACCTCTATCCCGAGGCGGGCTACGAGTCCCAGACCGTGAGCTGCATCGAGAACACGCAGGACATCGACGTCGCCGCCACCATCGAGGAGGTGTCCGAGCGCTACGACATGGTCTTCTCGAACGGCTACGGCGATATCGGCGAGGAAACGTTCCGAATCGGTCACATGGGCGAACACACCGTCGAGAGCATCCGCACCCTGACCGACGCTATCGAAGACGTCGCCGACCTATAG
- a CDS encoding ABC transporter permease subunit yields MTWQAVARKDFEDAVRSRWVLGLSVLFVLLVSLAAYLARPAPGQTISSNQILNSRLIRDALVTTLIPLIALVVAYNAVIGERESGSLKLLLSLPHSRADVVFGKVIGRSGAIAAPVCAGFLLPALIFVIVPAVNFDVASYLGYTALTAILGVAFVAIAVGFSTAASSSRRAVGGAIGTYFLFVPLWGAVQLPLQLYLGMSGSPSWLPLTGQQVLRMLRLLNPTGSFKIVSNAFLQGALYTQGNVSMQVSATLMLLVWILVPPLLGLLWFQEADL; encoded by the coding sequence ATGACGTGGCAGGCCGTCGCGCGCAAGGACTTCGAGGACGCTGTCCGGTCGCGGTGGGTGCTCGGCCTGTCGGTGCTGTTCGTCCTGCTGGTGTCGCTGGCGGCGTATCTGGCGCGGCCGGCGCCGGGACAGACCATCAGCTCGAATCAAATTCTCAACTCGCGGCTCATCCGTGACGCGCTGGTGACGACGCTGATCCCCCTGATCGCGTTGGTCGTCGCCTACAACGCCGTCATCGGCGAGCGGGAATCGGGGTCGCTGAAGCTCCTGCTCTCGCTTCCCCACTCCCGGGCAGACGTGGTGTTCGGGAAGGTCATCGGCCGTTCGGGCGCCATCGCCGCACCCGTCTGTGCCGGCTTCCTGCTCCCCGCGCTCATCTTCGTCATCGTCCCCGCGGTGAACTTCGACGTGGCGTCGTATCTCGGCTACACGGCGCTGACGGCGATACTGGGCGTCGCCTTCGTCGCCATCGCCGTCGGCTTCTCGACGGCCGCGTCGTCGAGTCGGCGCGCGGTGGGGGGCGCCATCGGCACCTACTTCCTGTTCGTGCCGCTGTGGGGCGCCGTTCAACTCCCGCTCCAGCTCTATCTGGGGATGAGCGGCTCACCGTCGTGGCTCCCGCTGACCGGTCAGCAGGTGCTTCGGATGCTTCGATTGCTCAATCCCACGGGCTCGTTCAAAATCGTCTCGAACGCGTTCCTCCAGGGTGCGCTGTACACGCAGGGGAACGTGAGCATGCAGGTGTCGGCGACGCTCATGCTCCTCGTGTGGATTCTCGTCCCGCCGCTGCTGGGACTGCTGTGGTTCCAGGAAGCCGACCTATAG
- a CDS encoding ABC transporter ATP-binding protein has product MAAIELDGVTKQFGDVTAVSDLDLTVPEGEVFGFLGPNGAGKSTTINMLLDFVRPTAGEVRVLGLDAKRESVAVRRRTGVLPEGYDVYHRLTGRKHVEFAMRSKEVDGDVDAILERVGIADAADRKAGGYSKGMRQRLTLGMALVGDPDLLVLDEPSSGLDPGGAREMREIVRAEADRGATVFFSSHVLGQVESVCDRVGIMREGELVAEDSIEGLRDAVEGGETLVITVDAASEENLDAVRALDGVTDATTDGGTVTVTCDPDAKTAVIGALEDAGVSVKDFQTEETSLEDLFIAYTEGEVSA; this is encoded by the coding sequence ATGGCCGCAATCGAACTCGACGGCGTGACCAAGCAGTTCGGTGACGTCACGGCCGTCTCCGACCTCGACCTCACGGTCCCCGAGGGCGAGGTGTTCGGGTTCCTCGGGCCGAACGGTGCGGGAAAGTCGACGACGATCAACATGTTGCTCGATTTCGTCCGCCCGACAGCCGGCGAGGTGCGCGTCCTCGGTCTGGACGCCAAACGCGAGAGCGTCGCCGTCCGCCGGCGGACGGGCGTCCTCCCCGAAGGCTACGACGTGTATCACCGCCTCACGGGGCGCAAACACGTCGAATTCGCCATGCGCTCGAAGGAAGTCGACGGCGACGTGGACGCGATTTTGGAGCGCGTCGGCATCGCCGACGCCGCCGACCGCAAGGCCGGTGGCTACTCGAAAGGGATGCGCCAGCGCCTGACGCTCGGGATGGCGCTCGTCGGCGACCCGGATCTGCTGGTTCTCGACGAGCCCTCCTCCGGTCTCGACCCGGGCGGCGCTCGTGAGATGCGCGAAATCGTGCGGGCAGAGGCGGACCGCGGTGCGACCGTCTTCTTCTCCAGTCACGTCCTCGGACAGGTCGAATCGGTGTGTGACCGCGTCGGCATCATGCGCGAGGGCGAGCTCGTCGCCGAGGACAGCATCGAGGGCCTCCGCGACGCCGTGGAGGGCGGCGAGACGCTGGTCATCACCGTCGACGCCGCGAGCGAGGAGAACCTCGACGCGGTGCGCGCACTCGACGGCGTGACCGACGCGACGACGGACGGCGGCACGGTGACGGTCACCTGCGACCCGGACGCGAAGACGGCAGTCATCGGCGCCCTCGAAGACGCGGGCGTGAGCGTCAAGGACTTCCAGACAGAGGAGACGTCGCTCGAAGACCTGTTTATCGCCTACACGGAAGGGGAGGTGTCAGCATGA
- a CDS encoding excinuclease ABC subunit C, whose product MDATAVRSRAAELPREPGVYLFYEDESVRYVGKAVDLRDRVRSYADPRSDRIRQMVTRADRIDIAVTDTETQALLLEANLIKRHQPRYNVRLKDDKSYPLVQLTDHPAPRIEVTRDPAEGATVFGPFTDKGRVETVVKALRETYGLRGCSDHKYQGRDRPCLDYEMGLCSAPCTGEIDLDAYAEDVEATTRFFEGETGVVADPLRREMEAAAQAQSFERAANLRDRLETVESFHGSGGDAVSTPGDERTVDVLGAAIEGDRATVARLHSERGQLVDRSRHRLDAPDGEDRVGALLAAFIPQYYADRELPDAVLCSEQPADPDVRAWLEAEGVAVRVPGAGREAKLVDLALKNARKRTGSDDASARLADELRLDTVERIEGFDVSHTGGTDVVGSNVCFVDGSAEKSAYRRKKLAERNDDYANMRTLVRWRAERAVEGRDDRPDPDLLLIDGGDGQLAAARDALAETGWDVPAVALAKAEERVVTPDGVHDWPADASYLHLLQRVRDEAHRFAVQYHSSVRDEVSTALDDVPGVGPETRRRLLRRFGSVENVRAASRADLLDVEGVGEKTAAELAGRL is encoded by the coding sequence ATGGACGCGACGGCGGTACGGTCGCGGGCAGCCGAGTTGCCGCGGGAACCCGGCGTGTATCTCTTCTACGAGGACGAGAGCGTCCGCTACGTCGGCAAGGCAGTCGACCTTCGCGACCGGGTGCGCTCCTACGCCGACCCGCGGAGCGACCGCATCCGGCAGATGGTCACCCGCGCCGACCGAATCGACATCGCCGTCACCGACACCGAGACGCAGGCGCTCTTGCTCGAAGCCAACCTCATCAAGCGCCACCAGCCGCGGTACAATGTCCGCCTCAAGGACGACAAGTCCTACCCGCTCGTCCAACTCACCGACCACCCGGCTCCGCGCATCGAGGTGACGCGCGACCCCGCCGAGGGCGCCACCGTCTTCGGCCCCTTCACCGACAAGGGCCGCGTCGAGACGGTGGTGAAGGCGCTCCGGGAGACGTACGGCCTCCGTGGCTGTTCCGACCACAAGTACCAGGGCCGGGACCGCCCGTGTCTCGACTACGAGATGGGGCTCTGTAGCGCGCCCTGCACCGGCGAAATCGACCTCGACGCCTACGCCGAGGACGTGGAGGCCACCACCCGCTTTTTCGAGGGCGAGACGGGCGTCGTCGCCGACCCCCTCCGGCGGGAGATGGAGGCCGCCGCCCAAGCGCAGTCTTTCGAACGCGCCGCCAACCTCCGGGACCGACTCGAAACCGTCGAATCGTTCCACGGGTCGGGTGGCGACGCCGTCTCGACGCCCGGCGACGAGCGGACGGTCGACGTGCTCGGTGCCGCCATCGAGGGCGACCGGGCGACCGTCGCCCGCCTCCACAGCGAACGCGGCCAACTCGTCGACCGCTCGCGACACCGACTCGACGCCCCCGACGGCGAGGACCGCGTGGGCGCCCTCCTCGCGGCCTTCATCCCCCAGTATTACGCCGACCGCGAACTCCCCGACGCCGTGCTGTGCTCCGAACAGCCCGCCGACCCAGACGTGCGCGCGTGGCTGGAAGCCGAGGGCGTCGCCGTCCGCGTCCCGGGCGCCGGTCGCGAGGCGAAACTCGTCGACCTCGCGCTGAAGAACGCCCGCAAGCGAACGGGCTCCGACGACGCGAGCGCCCGCCTCGCCGACGAACTCCGTCTCGATACCGTCGAGCGAATCGAGGGGTTCGACGTGAGCCACACTGGGGGCACGGACGTGGTTGGCAGTAACGTCTGCTTCGTCGACGGGAGCGCCGAGAAGTCTGCATACCGCCGGAAGAAACTCGCCGAGCGCAACGACGACTACGCGAACATGCGAACGCTCGTGCGCTGGCGAGCGGAGCGCGCCGTCGAGGGCCGGGACGACCGACCCGACCCGGACCTCCTCCTCATCGACGGCGGCGACGGCCAACTCGCCGCCGCTCGGGACGCCCTCGCCGAAACCGGGTGGGACGTGCCCGCCGTGGCACTCGCCAAGGCCGAAGAGCGAGTCGTCACGCCAGACGGCGTTCACGACTGGCCCGCCGACGCCTCTTACCTCCACCTCCTCCAGCGGGTCCGCGACGAGGCCCATCGCTTCGCCGTCCAGTATCACAGCAGCGTCCGCGACGAGGTGTCGACAGCCCTCGACGACGTGCCGGGTGTCGGCCCCGAGACGCGCCGGCGACTCCTCCGGCGGTTCGGGAGCGTCGAGAACGTGCGCGCAGCGTCGCGGGCCGACCTGCTGGACGTGGAGGGTGTCGGCGAAAAGACGGCAGCGGAACTGGCCGGGCGACTGTGA